One window from the genome of Onychomys torridus chromosome 20, mOncTor1.1, whole genome shotgun sequence encodes:
- the LOC118571156 gene encoding olfactory receptor 6C2-like, with product MRNRTVTTFILLGLTDDIRLKILLFLFLFLSYMLSLSGNTTIITLTLTDPRLKTPMYIFLKNFSFLEVSLTTACIPRFLYSISSGDKSITYIACVAQLLFIDLFAGTEFFLLAIMSYDRYVVICKPLHYMTIMNSRVCRNLIFFCWVAALVIILPPISLGLGLEFCDSNIIDHFCCDAAPLLKISCSDTWLIEQTLVGKVVLTFIITFVCVIFSYVYNIKTILRFPSAKQRKKAFSTCSSHMIVVSITYGSCIFIYVKPSSKSDVAINKGISLLIISILTMLNPFIYALRNKQVKQAFNYSIKKIPFL from the coding sequence ATGAGAAACCGAACAGTAACAACCTTCATCTTGCTGGGTCTGACAGATGACATTAGGTTGAAGattctgctttttctcttcctgttcctttctTACATGTTGAGTTTATCTGGAAACACAACCATCATTACCCTCACTCTGACTGACCCTCGCCTTAAAACACCTATGTATATTTTCCTCAAAAACTTCTCCTTCTTAGAAGTTtcactcacaactgcttgtatCCCCAGATTTCTATATAGCATATCATCTGGGGACAAGTCCATTACCTACATTGCTTGTGTCGCTCAACTACTATTTATAGACCTCTTTGCAGGGACGGAATTTTTCCTTCTGGCTATCATGTCCTATGATCGCTATGTGGTCATCTGTAAACCTCTGCACTACATGACCATCATGAACAGCAGAGTCTGCAGGAACCTCATCTTCTTCTGTTGGGTAGCAGCACTGGTCATCATTCTCCCACCTATTAGTTTAGGCTTGGGCCTGGAATTCTGTGACTCAAATATCATTGACCACTTTTGTTGTGATGCAGCTCCTCTCCTGAAAATCTCCTGCTCAGATACATGGTTGATAGAACAGACGTTAGTAGGTAAAGTTGTCTTGACATTCATCATCACCTTTGTGTGTGTTATCTTTTCTTATGTTTATAACATCAAGACCATTCTGAGATTTCCATCTgccaagcaaaggaaaaaggccttcTCCACCTGTTCTTCCCACATGATTGTTGTTTCCATTACTTATGGCAGCTGCATCTTCATTTATGTCAAACCTTCATCCAAGAGTGATGTAGCTATTAATAAAGGAATTTCACTTCTTATCATATCAATTTTGACAATGTTAAATCCCTTTATTTATGCACTGAGAAATAAGCAAGTGAAGCAAGCTTTCAAttactcaattaaaaaaattccatTCCTATAA
- the LOC118571128 gene encoding olfactory receptor 6C2-like, whose translation MRNHTFTTFILLGLTDDPQLKTLIFIFLFLTYVLSITGNLTIISLIFMDSHLKTAMYFFLQNFSFLEISFTTACIPRYLYNISTGDKTITYNNCASQIFFTDLFGVTEFFLLATMSYDRYVAICKPLHYVTIMNSKICKRVIFCCWAAGLLVVLPPLSLGLNLEFCDSNVIDHFVCDASPLLKISCTDTWLIEQMVIVCVVLTFIMTLVCVVLSYVYIIRTIIRFPSAQQRKKAFSTCSSHMIVVSITYGSCIFIYVKPSAKDSVAINKVVSVLTTSIAPMLNPFIYTLRNKQVKQAFNDSVKRIALFFKK comes from the coding sequence ATGAGAAACCACACATTCACAACATTCATCCTCCTGGGACTAACTGACGACCCACAACTGAAAACTCTGAtcttcatctttctgtttctcaccTACGTGCTGAGTATAACTGGGAACCTCACAATCATCTCCCTCATCTTTATGGATTCACACCTAAAAACTGCCATGTACTTTTTCCTACAAAATTTCTCCTTCTTAGAAATCTCATTTACAACTGCTTGCATTCCCAGATACTTATACAACATCTCAACAGGTGACAAGACAATCACATATAACAACTGTGCCTCTCAAATATTCTTCACTGATCTTTTTGGTGTGACAGAGTTTTTTCTCCTGGCCACCATGTCCTATGACAGATATGTAGCCATCTGCAAACCCTTGCATTATGTCACCATCATGAACAGCAAGATCTGTAAAAGGGTTATCTTCTGTTGCTGGGCAGCTGGCTTGTTGGTGGTCCTGCCACCACTTAGCCTGGGCCTCAATCTGGAGTTCTGTGATTCTAATGTTATTGACCACTTTGTCTGTGATGCATCCCCCCTCCTGAAGATCTCATGCACAGATACGTGGCTCATAGAGCAGATGGTGATTGTCTGTGTGGTGCTGACATTTATCATGACCCTTGTGTGTGTAGTTCTTTCTTATGTGTATATAATCAGGACCATTATCAGATTcccttctgcacagcaaaggaaaaaggcctttTCTACCTGTTCTTCCCACATGATTGTGGTTTCCATCACTTATGGCAGCTGCATCTTCATTTATGTCAAACCATCAGCAAAGGATTCAGTGGCTATCAACAAGGTTGTCTCAGTTCTCACCACTTCCATTGCTCCTATGCTGAACCCCTTCATCTACACCTTGAGAAACAAACAAGTTAAACAGGCCTTCAATGACTCAGTTAAAAGAATTGCACTGTTCTTCAAGAAGTAG
- the LOC118571116 gene encoding olfactory receptor 6C2-like produces the protein MRNHTLTTFILLGLTDDPQLKTLIFIFLFLTYMLSITGNLTIISLIFMDSHLKTAMYFFLQNFSFLEISFTTACIPKYLYNISTGDKTITYNNCATQIFFTDLFGVTEFFLLATMSYDRYVAICKPLHYVTIMNSKICKRLIFCCWAAGLLVVLPPLSLGLNLEFCDSNVIDHFFCDASPLLKISCTDTWLIEQMMIVCVVLTFIMTLVCVVLSYVYIIRTIIRFPSAQQRKKAFSTCSSHMIVVSITYGSCIFIYVKPSAKDSVAINKVVTVLITSIAPMLNPFIYTLRNKQVKQAFNDSVKRIALFFKK, from the coding sequence ATGAGAAACCACACATTAACAACATTCATCCTCCTGGGACTAACTGACGACCCACAACTGAAAACTCTGAtcttcatctttctgtttctcaccTACATGCTGAGTATAACTGGGAATCTCACAATCATCTCCCTCATCTTTATGGATTCACACCTAAAAACTGCCATGTACTTTTTCCTACAAAATTTCTCCTTCTTAGAAATCTCATTTACAACTGCTTGCATTCCCAAATACTTATACAACATCTCAACAGGTGACAAGACAATCACATATAACAACTGTGCCACTCAAATATTCTTCACTGATCTTTTTGGTGTGACAGAGTTTTTTCTCCTGGCTACCATGTCCTATGACAGATATGTAGCCATCTGCAAACCCTTGCATTATGTCACCATCATGAACAGCAAGATCTGTAAAAGGCTTATCTTCTGTTGCTGGGCAGCTGGCTTGTTGGTGGTCCTGCCACCACTTAGCCTGGGCCTCAATCTGGAGTTCTGTGATTCTAATGTTATTGACCACTTTTTCTGTGATGCATCCCCCCTCCTGAAGATCTCATGCACAGATACATGGCTCATAGAGCAGATGATGATAGTTTGTGTGGTGCTGACATTTATCATGACCCTTGTGTGTGTAGTTCTTTCCTATGTGTATATAATCAGGACCATTATCAGGTTcccttctgcacagcaaaggaaaaaggcctttTCTACCTGTTCTTCCCACATGATTGTGGTTTCCATCACTTATGGCAGCTGCATCTTCATTTATGTCAAACCATCAGCAAAGGATTCAGTGGCTATCAACAAGGTTGTGACAGTTCTCATCACTTCCATTGCTCCTATGCTGAACCCCTTCATCTACACCTTGAGAAACAAACAAGTCAAACAGGCCTTCAATGACTCAGTTAAAAGAATTGCACTGTTCTTCAAGAAGTAG